The nucleotide sequence GGAATATCCCTCGCGAAAGACCCCGCCTGATATGGGGCAGATGCCCACGGCCACCGTCACCTTGGGTTCGGGAATCTCGTCCCACACCCGCAGCACGCGGTCGCGCACCCTGGTGGTAAGCGGGCCGGTGATCAGCACGATATCGGCGTGCCGGGGGCTGCCGCAGTAGCGACACCCCAGGCGTTCAACGTCGTAACGCGGAATACAGGCCGTGGTGGCCAGTTCCACGTCGCAGCCATTGCAGGAACCGGCGTTGATGCGGAACAGCCACGGCGAACGCACGGAAAGTTTTTTGAGCATATTATCCAGCGACACGGCGGCCTCCTTACATCACCCAGACCAGTATCAGACTGCACAGCGCAAGCGCGGCGGGCACAGTCACATAAAAGCGAAACGCCTGGTCAATACGGAAACGCCCTGTGGCCGACTTGACCAGGGTAAGCGAAACCAGCATGAGCGCGAGGCACTTGCACAAGAACCACACCAGATTGACCGGCCACCATTCAGATATGGTGCCGGGGAAGAAAAGCGCAACCCCCAGCCCCAGAACCACGAAGGTCTTGAGGGCCGACGTGATCTGAAAAAGGGCCAGCAGCGGGCCGCCGTATTCAAGTAGCGGGCCTTCGACGATTTCGGTTTCCGCCTCGGGAATATCAAAGGGCACAACGCCCATGGTGCCGGGCAGAAAGATGAGGTAGGCCAGAAAGGCCGGGATCATCGACGGGTTGAAGCCAAAGGAGCCTGTCTGCTGCTGCAGGGCCACGATCTTGAAGAGCGAGAATTCCGCTCCCCATGCGCCGCCAGCCAGGGTTTTGCCCGTGAGTATGGCCACGGCCAGCAAAATCATGAGCAGGGGCATTTCGTAGGCGAACATGAGCACCATTTCGCGCGAAAAACCCACAGCGCCGTAGGGCGAACTGGAGGCCGACCCGCCCAGCATGATGGCCATGGCCGGGATGGGCAGAAGGTAAAAGATCACCAGCAGGTCGCCCATATTGAACAGGCCGTTGTACACACCGGCGATGGGTATGAAGGCCGCGCACACGGCCATGCCCGTAAAGCCGAAGACAGGAGCCAGCAGAAAGGCCGGGCGGCAGGCCGTCCTTGGGATCAGGGTCTCCTTGGTCAGGAGCTTGGCAATGTCCAGCCAGGGCTGCACCAGCGGCGGCCCCACGCGGCGTTGCAGGCGGGCTTCCACACGGCGGTCAAGTCCTTTGAAGAACATGGCCACCATCAGGGCAAAGGCCCCGCCGGGGAAGACGCACATGTGCAGTATGGCAAGCAGGGTATCGCTCATGAGCGGTTCTCCTTGGGCGTGTCGTCGCCGCCGAGCAGGCGCGAGAGACCACCGTAAATGCTGGAAGGCGTCATGCGGCTGGTGGCCGTTTCAGGCGGCAGGCCGCAGGTATGCACATCGATTTCACGCAGGTGGGTAAAGCGCTTCACAAACCAGTAGCCGCCGGTGAAGGCCAGGGCCATCATCACGAACATGCCCGTGGCGTTCCAGGCTCCAGTGCCCGAAAGCACGCCCGAAAGACCCACATTCAGCGGCATGAGTCCGTATTCCAGCAGCACCGAATTGATGGGGCCCAGCGCAAGACCGGGGAAGATGCCCGTCAGCACGCAGCCTGCGGCCAGAATGCCCATGGGGACGCGCATGATGCGGGGCACTTCCTTGATATCGTCAAGGTCCTGTGCGGGCTGGCCCAAAAAGGCCGCGTGCAGGAATTTGGCGATATAGGCCATGGTCAGCACGCTGCCGATGAGCGAGAGCAGGGCCAGGAAGGGCTGCCCGGCTTCCATGAGGGCATGGTAGATGAGCCACTTGGACGAGAAGCCGCTGGTGGGCGGCACGCCTATGACCGAAAGCCCGGCAATGGCGAACATGGCCAGGGTAAAGGGCATTTTGCGTCCGATGCCGCCAAGGTCGTTGAGGCTTTCCCTGTGGCTGGCGAACATGATGGCGCCGCACACGAGGAAGAGCAGATCCTTGAAGAAGACGTGGTTGATGACGTGCAGCATGCCGCCCGCGTATCCGAGCGCGCCGCCCGCCGCCACGGCCAGCACCATGTAGCCGAGTTGGCTCACCGTCGAGTAGATGAAGATAAGCTTGAGGCCGTTGCTGCGCAGGGCCTGAATGGCGGCCATGATGATGGTGACGCCGCCTATCCACATGACGGTCACGCTGATGGAGCTCTGTTCAAATCCGCCCAGTATGCCCGCCACGGCGAATCCGCCGCCCAGCAGCATAAAGAGCTTGATAAGGCCGAGAATGGCGCTCTTCAGCAGCACGGAGGAGATGTAGCCGGACACGGGCGTGGGGGCCAGGGCCGGGTGCATCTGCCAGTCAATGCGGAAGGGCAGTTGCGCGGCCTTCATCACAAAGCCCGCTGCCAGCAGGGCCATGCCGAACCAGGCGGCCCCGGCGGACAGGTTGGGCACCATGCCGGCCAGCAGCAGCGAGGTAAAGGGCGTGAAGGGGCCGATGACGCACAGGCCCACAAAGATGAAGCCCGCGCCAAAGACGTTGAAGATAAAGTACTTGAAGGCTTCTCGCAGCGATGCCTTGTCGCCTTCGTGCGCGATGGCCAGGTAGAGCGTCCACGAGCTCATGATTTCCCAGAACAGGAAGAAGCTCAGCAGATACTGGCTGGACGCCATGCCCACAAGACCGCCGCACATGGCGGTAAAGGCGCAGTAGAAACGCCACTGCGTGTGGCTGTGTTCCATATAGCCCAGAGCGTAGCTCATGTTCACCGCGCCCAGCAGGGGGACGATGAGGGCAAAGCAGAAAGAAAGCGTGTCGAGGCCGCGTCCGAACAGGACAACCAGCAGGGCCGTTGCGAGCAGCACGCCCACGCTGACCTTGCCCGCCATGACGCGGTTCTTGTGGAAGAGGGCGGGCAGCAGAGCGCCGAACACGGGCACGACCACGTAGATGGGCCAGTTCACGTGCATGGCCAGCATAACGCCTGCGTCCTGCGGGTTGGGCGCAAAGGCCAGCGAAGCCACAGGGGCCACAAGCTGCATGGCGAGCTGCGGCGCAAGGCCGAGCAGAACGCAGAGGGCAGCCAGCACGCCCATGCCCACGCGCATGGTGACAGGAGCTTCCGTGACCGTGGGCAGATAGTCGGGGCGCTCTTCAAAGATCAGGGTTTTGAGTATGCGGGTGTAGTAGACAAGACCCACCAGGGAGCCAGCGAGAATGAGCGCGGCCAGCCAGATTTGTCCGGCTTCGGTGGCGGCCTGTATCATCAGGAATTTGCTGTAAAAAGCGCCAAAGGGCGGCAGACCCATAATGCTCACAAGCCCCACGCCCATGCAGGCCACGGTAAAGGGCATCTGGCGGCCGAGGCCGCGCAGATCGCTGAGCTTGCGGCTGCCGCTGCGCATGATGAGCGCGCCCGCGCCAAGGAAGAGCAGGTCCTTCATGATGGCGTGGTTGAACATGTGCCACAGCGCGCCCGTGGTGGAAAGCCACGTGCCGATGCCGAGCACAAGCGTAATTTCGCCGATCTGCCCCAGGGTGGAGTAGGCCAGCATGCGTTTGATGTCGTCCTGGCGCAGGGCCATGACTTCACCAAGAACCAGGGTGGCCGCGCCCGTGAAGACCAGCCCGGTGCCGAGCCACGAAAGGCCGAACAGGCCGGGCATGGTGCTGACCATGGGCCGCATGAGCAGCACGACCACAATGCCGAAAATGCCCATCTTGGTGATGATGCCCGAAAGGGGGGCCGACACGGAGGACGGCGCGGCCGGGTGGGCGTCAGGCAGCCAGGAGTGCAGGGGCACAAGACCGGCCTTGACGCCGAAGCCCATGAGGCAAAGTACAAAGGCCGCCTGAAGCACGGGGGTGGGCACAAAGCCCTCGCCCAGCATAAGCAGGCCGGGCAGCATGAAAAGCGCGCCGCCCGCGCACATGACGTAGTATTTGAGGCCAGCGTCAAAAGCGCTGCGCCGCCCTTCATGCACCACCAGAAAGTAGGAGGCGAAGGTCATGAGTTCCCAGTAGCCGTAAAGGCCGGACGCGTCCGTGCTGGAAACTATGCCCGCCAGGGAGCCGAAGGTGAGCAGCAGAAAGAACCAGTAGCGCCCCTGATGCCGCCCGTGAATGTAGCCCTGCGAGTAAACGCAGACCACCAGTGCCACAAGGCTGATCATGGTCAGGAACAGCCTGGCCGTGGCCGGGGCGTCCGCCACAAGCACCGTGACGAGCGCCAGGGCCGCAAAGGACGTTCCCACAAGGGGGGCGACACGCATGCGGAGCAGAAAAGCGCCGCCCACGGCAAAAGCGCCAAGGTAATAGCACCAGTAGGCCGGATGCACGGGGGAGTGGGGGGCCACAAAACCGTACTGACCGCCGATGAGGTCGGTCAGCGGGCCACGCAGAACGCCCATCACGCCCACGGCCACAGCCAGGGCGATCATCAGACCGGCTTTGCCGCGCATGGGGCCGAAGGCCGTGGGGGAATCTTCCGGCGCGTCTTCCAGCACCACCTGGCGCACAGTGGTGACGTACAGCCAGATGAAGACCGTGGTGGCCAGGGCCATGACCAGCAGGCCGGTGAGCCCGCCCGGTATGGCCTCAAGGACGGCGGCATTGATAAAGAGGCGGGCTTCGGGCAGCAGGAAGGGCGATCCGCCCACCGAGGCCAGAAGACCCAGAGCGAACAGGGCAGCCGTCCAGGGATGCCGCTGGCCGGAACCGCTCAGGCGCGATGCCTGGACGGGCCCCTGACTACACGCGGCTCCCGTGCGGCATGTCGAGGTGAGACGGCCCAGGGCCGTCCACGCCAGGCCGCGTGTTGCAACCTGAAAAAGTATGAAGAGCCACAGGCCGGTGGCGCCGATGGCGGTAGCCGCGCCGAGCCCCAGGCAGACAATGCCCGCGTCGTGCAGGGCGCCCCAGAGGATCAGGCGGCGAGGGTCCTTACGCTGGCGCACGGCTTGAGCCGCAGCATACAGCATGAGGGCCATACCCACCAGAAGCGGCACAAGCCGTCCGCCAGCCGAGAACAAGGATTCCGTCATAATTCGCCCCGTAGTTTGCGGGTCTTTCAGGCCAGCACTGTGCTTGGCCCCGTTTACGCCTCTTCTCTATGTGGTATCACATCCATACCAGATCGTGAAAAAAATAGTAAAAGGAGTGTTAACAGCCTTATCTCACTTCGCCACTCTGTGCAAGTGGCGATTATTTCACAAAAAGTTGGAGGGTTATGCCAATTTGCGCAGATTTGGCGCTGGTTTTGCGCGTCTACTTGCAATATGTGTAATAATTCACAGCAGTCTGGCAATAGTTTGAAGTACTGCAATTTGTGTGTTGGGTGTTCAATCAATCCGCTGTATGCTGTAATTAACTGTTTGCTCAAACAAAATTAGGTTAATCCATATACTGCAGTAAAATCCGGTCGTGCAAAAAAAATTGGTCGCTATCCTACAAAATTTCGCGCAGTAAAGAGCCCACGCCTGATCAAGAAATTCGTGCTACTAAAAATTTTTTTGGCCAATTGCACGTTTTTGTACCAAAAGAGCATGTGATTTATTTAATCACTGGAAAAACAGAGGACTATCGGTGCCCGGGGACACGGTGTTGTACCGCGTCGCATGGAGGGGGCGGAGGCGGAAAGGAGGCAGAAAGGCGCTCATGGCGCGAGCAGGAAAAAAGCGAATCCCCTGGTGCCTTGTGGAAAAACTGGGGCCGGGCTGAGAGCCGGGACTGGCGTTGTACTTGGGATCCGCGGGTTTGAGCGTTGAACCGTGGCCGGGCTAGTCCGGGTACCGGACTCTGAGCTAGTCCGGGTACCGGACTCCGGGAAAGCCCGGTTATCAGGCTGCGGGCTAGTCCGGGTACCGGACTCTGAGCTAATCCGGGTACCGGACTCTGAGCTAATCCGGGTACCGGACTCTGAGCTAGTCCGGGTACCGGGCTCTGGGCTAGTCCGGGTACCGGACTCCGGGCTAGTCCGGGTATCGGACTCCGGGAAAGCGGGCAGGGGCAGTCAGGTTCGAGACGCCTGCCACACTGTCTCACGGGCCAACAGCGAGGGGGCAGTGCTGGCCCGGTATAGCCCCCCGGCAGGTCAGCCAGGCAACGCCCATTCAAGTATGGTCTGGAGCGTGCGTCAGCAGGCAAATGCCAGCGTTGGAGGCAGCGCCCGCTGGCCTATTCTTCGCGCAGTGTTCTGGCCATAAGGTCGCGCAACGCGGCCTGCGGACTTTGCCCTTCATACAAGATACTGTGTACCGCGTTTGTCAGGGGCGCGTCTACGCCAAGTTTTTTCGCCATGTCATAAATGGCGGCCGTGGTTTTGACGCCTTCTGCCACCATGCCGAGGCTTTGCGTAATATGGTCGAGCTTTTCTCCACGGCCAAGGCGCAGCCCCACCTGCCGGTTGCGGGAAAGATCGTCTGTGCAGGTAAGGGTGAGGTCGCCCAGACCCGAGAGGCCCATAAAGGTGTGCGCCTGCGCCCCACGGGCCACGCCAAGGCGGCTCATTTCAGCCAGCCCTCTGGTGATGAGGGCCGCGCGGCTGTTGGCCCCCAGCCCCAGCCCGTCGCAGGTGCCAGCGGCAATGGCCATGACGTTTTTGAGCGCGCCGCCCATTTCCACGCCCATGACGTCCGTGCTGGAGTAGCAACGAAAGGCGGGGCCGGAAAAAATGTCGCGCAGATAACAGCCAAGGGCTTCATCGTAGGCGGCCATGACCACGGCCGTGGGCAGGTCGCGCAATACGTCCGCCGCAAAGGAGGGGCCGGACAGCACCGCATAACGGGGGTTCAGGCGGCCGAGAGCCTGCGAGGTCATTTCCGAGCAGGTGGCCAGCGAACCGGTTTCAATGCCCTTGGCCGCATTGACCAAAATGGCCCTGGGTTGAAAGTGGCGGGCCTGTTCCGTGAGCCAGCCGCGCAACTGCTGGCAGGGCACGGCCAGCACGACCAGAGGGCGGTCCAGGGCAGCCGGGTCTGTGGTGGCCACAAGCCGCTCGTCAAGGGGCAGGCCCGGCAGGTAACGGGGATTTTCGTGCCTTTCGTTGATGGCCGTGGCCACGGACGCGTTCCGCATCCAGAGGCAGACATGGTGCCCGCCACGGGCCAGAAGATGCCCCAGGGCCGTGCCCCAGCTGCCGCCGCCAGCCACACATATGGAAATTTTTTCAGACATTCTCGTTCTCAGAAGCCCAGGGACGATTCCGGGCCGGGCCGGTCGGGCAGGGCGTCAGCGTTACGGGCCATACGTGGCCTGTTGGGGCTGTTTTGCCTGCCATTATCAAAATATACCAGAAACATGCCGCTAAAAAGTTGCTTGCGGTAAACCTCGACCCGGAACAGCTTGCCCTGCTTGTCTACTGAAAAGCGCGGCATGAAGTCCTTGAGGCGCAGTTCCACGCCAGCCTCGTCGGGCTGACCGTTGTCAAAGCCAATGGCATTGACCCTGTAGCCGTCCAGAGGGCGAACCTGGAAGGAGTCGTCAACATACAGCACCTGCCCGAAGGAAACCGTCTTGTCCTGGCCGTCCACTTTTACGGGCACGGCGTCAAGGCTGCTGTCCACCTCGCGCCATTCGGGCCGGATGAGCGTCAGCATGCGGTTGCCGTAATGTACGCAAAACTGACCTTCGCCGCCTTGGGCGCAGGGCAGAACCGCCATGATTGGCTTGGTGGGCACGGCCTGGGCCGGGCCGCTTCTGGGCAGGGGCAGAAAGTTGATGGCCGGGCGGGCGTCTTCAAGCGGGAGAAAGACGCGGTTGTCGGCAAAGGAAACGGCAAGATTGTCCTGCAGCGCTCCGCGCACGCCTTCGGGCGTGAGGGCAAAGGCGCGGCTGAAGTCCACGCCCGCCTGCTGCAGAAAGGACTCAATCATCAATAAATGATAATAGGCGCGCAGCTCGACGGGAAATTCCTTGCTGGCCTCAAGGCCGAAGGCGGCTTTGCCCCGAAGCACGGCATAATAGGAAAGGCTCCTTTCCATCTCGTGGTCGCCGGCGGCGGTATTGGTGTTATGGACGTGCAGACGGTGCCCCGCCTGCATGAGCGCCTTGTTGGCGGCATTTGCGGCTTTGTCGGCCTCGGCCTCCAGCGCGCCCATGAAAGCTCCCGGCAGTTCCGTCTGGTCAATGATGACCGACTGTCCCCAGCGGGCGGGATTGCGCAGTTTGTCTTCGTAGGTGTGACGGTAGTAGCCGCTGCCGTCATGCAGGTTGAGCACAAGGCCCACCTGCGGATGGTCAATGAGATCCTGAATACGGCGCACTGTGGCAAATTCGGGGTCTGTTGCGTCCAGGCGGGCGAACTTGCGGTTCATATCCCCATACAGGCCGCGCGACCGCTTGATAATACTGGGAAAATTCAGATTGGGCACTACCCACACGCTGCCGTTTTCCATGCGGTAATGGGTGGTCAGCAGCGTGGCGGCGGAAAAGCCCCCCGGCTCATCGCCCTGAATGCCCCCCACCACCAGCACGGTGCGTGGGCCTTCGCCCAGGCGGATGACGGTAAAGTCCAGAGGAAAGCTCTCCTGCGCCAGAGCCGTGCCCGCAAAGCAGAAAAGGGCGCAGCTCAGGAACAGGCCCGCAAGGCCCGTGCCTGTCAGGAGTCTGCCCTCGCGGCGGAGGCGGTTCAGAAAAAGCTTTGTATATGCCTGCATAGTGCTGTGGGGTTGTCTGCGGGCCAGATGGAACATTGGCCTATATAACTACGGCATTCGGCCGCAAACGGCAAGATACCGGGGCGTTGCGGGCGAAATAAAGAAAGGGCCAGCGCCGGTTTCTCCCTCTGGAGCGTCAGGCGTTGGCCCTGATGACCTGGCCCTGATGTTTAGGGCCCAGATGACCTGGCCCAGATGGTATGGGCCGGGACGTTCTCGGCCTGTCTATTCGGGATCAAAGCCGATGTTGCTTATGGCCGTGCGCAGGGCGTCCATATCCACCGGGCCGTCTTCTTCATAGCGCAGAACTTTTTCGTCCAGATCCACCAGCGGATTCTTCACGCCGGGGATCTTGCCAGCGGCTTCTTCCACCGCGCTCTTGCAGTGGCCGCAACGCATGCCATTGACTTTCAGGCTTTTCATCGTATCCTCCTTGGGAATCCATTTTCAATTTCGTAGTGCCGCGAGTTTACGCGCCACCCTGGTAAATGACAAGCCGGAGGAAGAAATGAGCGAGGCCAATGCGCAAAACGACGCCGCCAACGAGGCATGCCCCCTGAAATTCGACATAGGGGGAATGCACTGCGCGGCCTGCTCGTCCCGCATCGAACGTGTGGTCGGTCGTATGGAAGGTGTGGAGAAAATCAGCGTCAACCTTGCCACCGCCAAGGCCGAGGTGTGGGCCAGCCCCGGCCAGGAAGAAGCGGTGCAGCACGAGATCATGGATCGCGTGGCCACGCTGGGCTTCAGCGCCACCCCTGCCGCTGATGACGACGCCTCCGCCGAGTTTGCCGAAAACAAGGCCAAAGCGCTCAAGGATGCACGCCAGCGCCTGGGTCGTCTTGTGCCCATGGTCTGCTTTGCGGTGCCCCTGCTTGTGGTGTCCATGGGGCACATGATGGGGCTCAGTCTGCCGCACTGGATGGATCCCCATGCCGCGCCGCGCACCTTCATGCTCATACAGCTTTTTCTGAGCCTGCCCATTGTCTGGCTTGGACGGCATTTCTATGTGGACGGCATCCGCGCGCTGCTGCGCAAGGCTCCTGCCATGGACAGCCTGGTGGCCGTGGGCACGGGCGCTGCCTTCATCTACAGCCTGGTCAACACTGTTCTTGGTCTCATGGGCGTTGACCCTGTGACGCGGGCCATGAACCTGTATTATGAGTCGGCGGCAGTGCTGCTGACCATGATAGAACTGGGGCAGTTTCTTGAAGCCACGGCCAAGCGCAAGGCTGGCGACGCCATGGGCGCGCTCATGAGCCTCACGCCGGAAACGGCCCTGCGGCTCGATCCTGACAACGAGGCCCTGCCGCCCCGGGAAGTCGCGGTGTCGGCCCTGAAGGCTGGCGATCACCTGCTGCTCAGGCCCGGTGGACGTGTGCCTGTGGACGGCGAAGTGCTCACGGGCAAAAGCGCCGTGGACCTTTCCCTGCTCACAGGCGAATCCATCCCTGTTGCCGTCGTCCCCGGCGACAAGCTGGTGGCGGGCAGCGTCAATGGCGAAGGTTCGCTTACCCTGCGGGCCGACGCCGTGGGCCGCAACACGCGGCTTGCACGCATCATCCGTCTGGTGCGCGAAGCCCAGGGCAGCAAGGCCCCCATCGCCCGCCTGGCAGACCGCGTCAGCTACTACTTCGTGCCCGCCGTCATGCTCTACGCCGTGCTGGCCGCCCTGGCCTGGCTGGTGTTCAGTTCCGAGCCAATCACAACGCCGCTCACCGTCTTTGTGGCCGTGCTGGTCATGGCCTGCCCCTGCGCCATGGGGCTGGCGACGCCCATGTCCATCATGGTGGGCACGGGGCGCGGGGCGCAGCTTGGCGTGCTTATCAAGAACGGCGCTGCTCTGGAGCAGGCCGGGCACATCAACGTCCTTGCCGTGGACAAAACCGGCACCCTCACAACGGGCAAGCCCGTGCTCACGGGCGTAACCCTGCTGGAAGGCGCGCAGGGGCTGGACGAAAACGGCCTGCTGTCCCTTGCGGCAGCTCTTGAGGCCCGTTCCGAGCATCCTCTGGCCCAGGCCCTGATCAAGGCCGGGCACGACCGCAATCTGCCCGCCTGCCGCGTTGAGGAAGTGGTGGTCGCACCCGGCATGGGCATAGCGGGCGACGTCTTTTGCGCTGACGTGCCCCGTCACGTGGCCGTGGGCAACCGCGCCTTTATGAAGGAATACGGTCTTGCGGTTTCCGACGACATCTCCGGCAAGCTGGCCGTGCTGGCCGAGGCTGGCCAGACGCCCCTGCTGCTGGCCCTTGGCCGTGGCGAGGAGGCCCGCCTGGCGGGCATTCTGGCCCTGGCCGACGCCATCCGCCCCGAATCGCCCTCTGTGGTGGCCCGTCTGCAACAGATGGGCGTGCGCGTGGTCATGCTCACGGGCGACAATGAACGCACCGCCAGAGCCGTGGCGGCCAAGGTCGGCGTGGACGAAGTGGCCGCCGGACTTCTGCCCGCAGAAAAGGCCGACTATGTACGCCGCCTGCAGGAGCAGGGGCATGTGGTAGGCATGGTGGGAGACGGCATCAACGACGCGCCCGCCCTGGCCCTGGCCAATGTGGGCATGGCTGTGGGCACGGGAGTGGACGTCAGCGCCGAAGCCGGGGATATCGTGCTCATGCGCGGCGGCATGGAAGCCGTTTTGACGGCCCTGGCGCTTTCACGCGCCACCATGCGCAATATCCGGCAAAACCTGTTCTGGGCTTTTGGCTACAACGTCCTTGGGCTGCCAGTGGCGGCGGGCCTGCTGCACGTTTTTGGCGGCCCCATGCTTTCGCCCATGATAGCGGGTACGGCCATGGCCCTCTCTTCCGTCTCTGTCGTCACCAACGCCCTGCGCTTGCGCTTTTTCAGGATAGAAAAGTAGGCGCGCCTTGCTGTGAAATCAGCGAACTATGAGGTTGGAAGAACTTTGTGGGGGAGGGACCCTTTTGTAAAAGGGTCTCCTCCCCCACACCCCCTCCCCCTAAAACTTTTGTCGGGTTGTGCGGTATTATAAGGATTTTCTGGTCTGAAAAGGGGGGAGAGACAGCCGTACTGACATCACGCCATCGTAGACGGTGTTTGCCCAATGCGCCTGCATAGCAAAAGCCCGCTCCTGCCGAAAACGGCGGAGCGGGCTTTGCTTCGTGTCGGGATGTCTACGCCGGAACTACTGGGTCATGAAGGCGTGCATGGTCACGAGGGTTTCCATAACGGTGGTGCTGAAATGGCTGAGGGCGCGGCTTGTATCCGCCCCGGCCTTGATGGCCATCTCCAGCTCCAGCGCAGCGGAGGCCAACGCCTTGGCCCCAAGGTTGGCGGCAACTCCCTTGGTGTTGTGCACCAGTTGCCGGGCCTCTTCTGCATTGCCGTTTTTCAGGGCCACGCCCACCTTGTCAGGGGTGTCGCGTTCCGTCTCGATGAACTTGCCCAACAGTTTGACATAAAGATCGCGTTTGTCGAGCACACGGGTCATGGCTTCTTTCCAGTCCAGTAATTCCTCGCTCATTTTTTCCTTCTTGGCGCAGGTTGATGACAGGCGGTAGACACCGCCGGGGCCACTGCACAGCAATGACCCCAGTAGTTGTAACCGTACAAATCTGGGATGCGCGAATACTGCCAGCAAGATTTTATGATGACAATAACTTTATTGACCCGAGAAGTGGGAATTCTCAAAACAGCACTGTCCTCCCGCCCCTCAATGGCGGTGAAAACGTCTGTGGGCGCGCAAAAACGGGAATGCAGAAAAGTTGCGACAAAAAACGCGGTAAAACCTGTTTGTTCCCACAGTCATTGGATTTGGAGTCGTTCAGCAAATATAGGGCAGGGTATGTGACGGGGCAAAAATTCGTGATGCTCGCATGGGCAAGGTGTCCGGCCCGGACTCGCGCGGCCTCAGTAGGTGAGGGCGTCAGGCAGGACGCAGAAGTCTGCGGGACTGCCCGGCTCCAGACGGCCCGCGCCGCTCTGGAGCATGTTGAGGGCCTCCGCCCCGTTAATGGTCATGAGGCGCACCAGGGCCTCGGGGGGAACATCAAGATGTTCTCGCAGCCATACGGCCTCCTGCCGCACGTCAAGGTCGCGGTTGCTGGTCAGAC is from Desulfovibrio sp. and encodes:
- a CDS encoding Hpt domain-containing protein encodes the protein MSEELLDWKEAMTRVLDKRDLYVKLLGKFIETERDTPDKVGVALKNGNAEEARQLVHNTKGVAANLGAKALASAALELEMAIKAGADTSRALSHFSTTVMETLVTMHAFMTQ
- a CDS encoding heavy metal translocating P-type ATPase, whose translation is MSEANAQNDAANEACPLKFDIGGMHCAACSSRIERVVGRMEGVEKISVNLATAKAEVWASPGQEEAVQHEIMDRVATLGFSATPAADDDASAEFAENKAKALKDARQRLGRLVPMVCFAVPLLVVSMGHMMGLSLPHWMDPHAAPRTFMLIQLFLSLPIVWLGRHFYVDGIRALLRKAPAMDSLVAVGTGAAFIYSLVNTVLGLMGVDPVTRAMNLYYESAAVLLTMIELGQFLEATAKRKAGDAMGALMSLTPETALRLDPDNEALPPREVAVSALKAGDHLLLRPGGRVPVDGEVLTGKSAVDLSLLTGESIPVAVVPGDKLVAGSVNGEGSLTLRADAVGRNTRLARIIRLVREAQGSKAPIARLADRVSYYFVPAVMLYAVLAALAWLVFSSEPITTPLTVFVAVLVMACPCAMGLATPMSIMVGTGRGAQLGVLIKNGAALEQAGHINVLAVDKTGTLTTGKPVLTGVTLLEGAQGLDENGLLSLAAALEARSEHPLAQALIKAGHDRNLPACRVEEVVVAPGMGIAGDVFCADVPRHVAVGNRAFMKEYGLAVSDDISGKLAVLAEAGQTPLLLALGRGEEARLAGILALADAIRPESPSVVARLQQMGVRVVMLTGDNERTARAVAAKVGVDEVAAGLLPAEKADYVRRLQEQGHVVGMVGDGINDAPALALANVGMAVGTGVDVSAEAGDIVLMRGGMEAVLTALALSRATMRNIRQNLFWAFGYNVLGLPVAAGLLHVFGGPMLSPMIAGTAMALSSVSVVTNALRLRFFRIEK